The Pochonia chlamydosporia 170 chromosome 1, whole genome shotgun sequence genome window below encodes:
- a CDS encoding tRNA-specific adenosine-34 deaminase subunit Tad3 (similar to Cordyceps militaris CM01 XP_006669626.1) — MADVTGPKACHTTGDASGEDLQSFPLPNPGVLPNPIVDDLKANHLNKGVLIPLKTTQEVRQDHSTIQAYITRAPTKSANDVITALRALRPEGGANPLPHLRTCAKPTDLPAHLKTQFMNDDPVGRQIHTAKSTWIYIIAGEAREVSREDIILALSGIEALGNKPFIAAITIPLLAPTSQVQAALWSSQYWPTVYRKNNPLGPHPSMVGRGTDEIKEDASLWMALAHRVALQAKAAGIGEAMGAVIVQRGENGAELVGLAGDARKHQECNGAILNNTLTHCVLRAISMVAQKLVRHEHREAGIASEAANLYYDCFQDKPLIELERQCFEQDHPNKDGYLCHGLELYVTHEPCVACSMGILHSRMGKAVFCHHMGRTGGLGSDDRSDGGGRGLGLFWRRELNWSLLAWAWERENVPQLPPIDPTTHV; from the exons ATGGCAGACGTCACCGGTCCTAAGGCTTGTCACACGACAGGCGACGCATCTGGGGAAGACTTGCAGAGTTTTCCTCTTCCGAATCCAGGAGTTCTTCCAAATCCGATAGTGGACGATTTGAAAGCAAACCATTTGAATAAAGGTGTCTTGATTCCACTCAAGACAACACAAGAAGTCCGTCAAGACCACTCAACGATCCAGGCATACATTACACGGGCTCCAACAAAGTCTGCCAACGACGTCATAAC AGCTTTGCGAGCACTGCGACCAGAGGGTGGTGCTAATCCCCTACCCCATCTTCGGACCTGCGCAAAGCCAACGGATTTACCTGCGCATCTTAAGACGCAATTTATGAATGATGACCCAGTTGGTCGTCAAATTCATACGGCAAAGTCCACCTGGATCTATATCATCGCTGGCGAAGCCAGGGAAGTCAGCAGAGAGGACATTATTCTGGCCTTGTCGGGAATAGAAGCGCTGGGGAATAAACCGTTCATCGCCGCCATTACTATTCCCCTGCTGGCGCCCACGTCCCAGGTTCAGGCAGCATTGTGGTCGTCTCAATATTGGCCGACCGTTTACCGAAAGAACAACCCTCTCGGTCCTCATCCTAGCATGGTGGGTCGCGGAACGGACGAGATAAAAGAGGACGCTTCACTATGGATGGCCCTGGCCCATCGAGTCGCCTTGCAAGCAAAAGCGGCGGGGATCGGAGAAGCCATGGGAGCTGTAATTGTCCAGAGAGGAGAAAATGGAGCCGAGTTGGTTGGTCTCGCAGGCGATGCCCGGAAACATCAAGAATGCAACGGGGCAATCCTTAACAATACCTTGACTCACTGTGTGCTTCGGGCTATCAGCATGGTGGCCCAAAAGCTCGTACGGCACGAGCACCGAGAAGCCGGCATAGCTTCTGAAGCGGCAAATCTGTATTACGACTGTTTTCAAGACAAGCCCTTGATTGAGCTGGAACGCCAGTGTTTTGAACAAGACCATCCAAACAAGGATGGATACCTTTGCCACGGATTGGAGCTGTATGTCACGCATGAGCCGTGCGTCGCCTGCTCTATGGGCATACTTCATTCCCGTATGGGCAAAGCGGTGTTTTGCCATCACATGGGTCGCACTGGTGGATTGGGTTCAGATGATCGTTCGGATGGAGGTGGACGAGGGTTGGGATTATTCTGGAGGAGGGAGCTCAATTGGAGCTTGTTAGCCTGGGCATGGGAACGTGAAAACGTACCCCAACTCCCTCCCATCGACCCAACCACTCATGTTTAG
- a CDS encoding mitochondrion organization and biogenesis protein (similar to Metarhizium acridum CQMa 102 XP_007806392.1) — MHCQCRAAPWRTFIQGLAQVHSLQISTRTARPWRAASALPSPARYSRGFTASSGWRQEATRSAVAPENATVSDKDAVADAAERPTVAGAKRARRNRMTDGKADSEPLPWKSTKARANDTSPAVPTPKHKHNKFKPLDQTSDPNALKPKTPDWKSQKAALKEKFPEGWQPRKRLSPDALAGIRALNAQFPDTYTTEALADKFEVSVESIRRILKSKWTPSAQEEQDRQERWFRRGMQVWERKAALGVKPPKRWRREGIVRDSAWHDRKKGAIRRERKWEEQEREDERTRRNYGEKGGDDFAKTGGSEDGNENGKGGW; from the coding sequence ATGCATTGCCAATGTCGTGCAGCACCCTGGAGAACTTTCATCCAGGGCTTGGCACAAGTTCACAGCCTACAAATCTCGACCAGGACAGCTCGACCATGGCGTGCAGCGTCGGCACTCCCGTCTCCCGCGAGATATAGTCGGGGATTCACGGCTTCATCGGGCTGGAGACAGGAAGCTACGAGGTCGGCAGTCGCACCTGAAAACGCGACCGTCTCTGACAAAGATGCTGTCGCGGATGCAGCGGAACGGCCAACTGTGGCTGGGGCGAAACGCGCGCGAAGGAACCGAATGACCGATGGGAAGGCTGACAGTGAACCTTTGCCATGGAAATCGACGAAAGCTCGTGCGAACGATACTTCGCCCGCGGTACCAACGCCGAAACATAAGCATAACAAGTTCAAGCCTCTCGATCAAACATCCGACCCGAACGCCCTGAAGCCCAAGACTCCCGATTGGAAGAGCCAAAAGGCTGCTTTGAAGGAGAAATTTCCCGAGGGCTGGCAGCCTCGCAAGCGGTTATCCCCTGATGCTTTAGCGGGGATACGTGCGCTCAACGCCCAGTTTCCAGACACATACACTACAGAGGCGCTGGCAGACAAGTTTGAAGTGTCTGTGGAGTCGATACGGCGGATTCTCAAGAGTAAATGGACGCCGTCCGcgcaggaggagcaggatAGACAGGAGAGGTGGTTTAGGCGGGGGATGCAGGTGTGGGAGAGGAAGGCGGCTCTTGGGGTGAAGCCGCCgaagagatggaggcggGAGGGTATTGTGAGGGATAGCGCGTGGCATGACAGGAAGAAGGGAGCGATTAGGCGAGAGAGGAAGtgggaggagcaggagaggGAGGATgagaggacgaggaggaatTATGGCGAGAAGGGCGGTGACGATTTTGCTAAGACGGGTGGAAGTGAGGACGGGAACGAGAATGGGAAAGGGGGATGGTAG
- a CDS encoding dicarboxylate carrier protein (similar to Metarhizium acridum CQMa 102 XP_007806389.1), whose protein sequence is MTSTAEESTPARKLTKEERAEQRKKKRGPPIRYPFWFGGSASSMAACVTHPLDLGDAPKSMSGTFVHIVKSDGPLGLYNGISASLLRQLTYSTVRFGVYEEIKARYTRSGREPSFPALTAMAVTSGFLGGIAGNFADVLNVRMQHDAALPVNERRNYKHAIDGMVRMAREEGALSWFRGWLPNSSRAAVMTAGQLATYDTFKRLLIDYTPLGDTLTTHFSASFLAGLAAATATSPIDVIKTRVMSSTQKQGILRIVGDIYKTDGLRWMFKGWVPSFLRLGPHTICTFIFLEMHRKTYRKVKGLEEKKL, encoded by the exons ATGACCTCCACGGCTGAAGAGTCGACGCCGGCCCGCAAACTCACAAAGGAGGAGCGGGCCGAGCagcgcaagaagaagagaggacCTCCCATCCGGTATCCGTTTTGGTTTGGAGGAAGTGCGAGCAGTATGGCGGCGTGTGTTACCCATCCTCTAGATCTGG GCGACGCCCCCAAATCCATGAGCGGCACATTCGTCCACATCGTCAAGTCAGACGGTCCCCTCGGCCTATACAACGGCATATCCGCCTCCCTCCTCCGGCAACTCACCTACTCGACCGTACGATTCGGCGTCTACGAAGAAATCAAGGCCCGATACACCCGATCCGGCCGCGAGCCCTCCTTCCCCGCCCTGACAGCCATGGCCGTAACGTCCGGCTTCCTAGGCGGCATAGCAGGAAACTTTGCCGACGTGCTCAACGTGCGCATGCAGCACGACGCAGCGCTGCCCGTGAACGAGCGGCGCAACTACAAGCACGCCATCGACGGCATGGTGCGCATGGCGAGGGAAGAAGGCGCGCTCAGTTGGTTCAGGGGCTGGCTCCCCAACAGTAGTCGTGCTGCTGTCATGACGGCGGGCCAATTGGCGACGTACGACACCTTCAAGCGGCTGCTTATTGACTATACGCCGCTGGGGGATACGCTGACGACGCATTTCTCGGCGTCGTTTTTGGCGGGATTGGCTGCTGCGACGGCGACGAGCCCCATTGATGTGATCAAGACGAGGGTCATGTCGTCTACGCAGAAGCAGGGCATTCTTCGAATAGTGGGGGATATTTACAAGACTGATGGTCTGAGATGGATGTTTAAGGGGTGGGTGCCTAGCTTTTTGAGACTTGGACC GCACACTATTTGCACATTCATCTTTTTGGAGATGCACCGCAAAACGTATCGAAAAGTCAAGGGtttggaagagaagaagctttAA
- a CDS encoding calcipressin (similar to Metarhizium robertsii ARSEF 23 XP_007817988.1), whose translation MELSPRPSRSSSSASRKSGLTLDLSNLPPLTQPTPPSNTLLFTGLNNTDIFRPDNLERIRGLIAMTAPIHAFAPLKSFRRIVISFFDIDAAIAVRGVWDGEAIIGDRCRVYFGQQTNVEAKDEHLALPDAGKLFFISPPPSPPHGWEVRLEDAPNKLVHAEDLAEALSKLHNTRPGMESPISPADGSISGGRTRSRSSTLIYHPQENGCSPDLPAVFVEDMTEEPEAMSPMDDCRPIMAHTARPPVELMHDA comes from the coding sequence ATGGAGCTCTCTCCTCGCCCTTCGCGGTCATCTTCGTCGGCTTCGCGCAAGTCTGGCCTTACTCTTGACCTCTCCAACTTGCCACCCTTGACGCAACCCACACCGCCATCGAACACTCTCCTCTTTACCGGCCTGAACAACACAGACATCTTCCGACCAGACAACTTGGAGCGAATCCGGGGACTGATTGCCATGACGGCGCCTATCCATGCCTTTGCGCCGCTCAAGTCTTTCCGTCGCATTgtcatctccttcttcgaTATCGAtgccgccatcgccgtcCGTGGGGTCTGGGATGGAGaagccatcattggcgaTCGCTGCCGAGTCTACTTTGGACAGCAGACAAAtgtcgaagccaaggacGAGCATTTAGCCCTCCCTGACGCTGGCAAGCTGTTCTtcatctcaccaccacccagcCCTCCTCACGGCTGGGAGGTTCGTCTTGAGGACGCCCCGAACAAGCTGGTTCATGCTGAGGACTTGGCGGAAGCCCTCTCCAAGCTGCACAACACTCGTCCTGGAATGGAGTCTCCCATTAGCCCTGCGGACGGATCTATTTCTGGGGGACGCACTAGGAGTCGTAGCTCGACCCTCATCTACCATCCCCAAGAGAACGGGTGCAGCCCAGACTTGCCCGCAGTGTTCGTTGAGGACATGACCGAGGAACCTGAGGCTATGAGCCCCATGGACGACTGCCGACCCATTATGGCGCATACGGCTCGCCCTCCAGTCGAGCTGATGCACGATGCATAA
- a CDS encoding 6-phosphofructo-2-kinase 1 (similar to Aspergillus terreus NIH2624 XP_001209453.1) produces the protein MQNQFGAASSRSSTSPTSSEPDQQYAVQPPSLYHRNDTQSHGSTHLYSVSAPLPMPAMASAVRMMNDLTDTPPLSQSVNSTAPNSPRIPPLRQNSGSQTPRVRPHATTLNIPGMTRSRVSPDGRIPQRDVAAKLVIVMVGLPARGKSYITKKLQRFLSWQQHESRIFNVGNRRRNAAGVKSSVHPGLAPERQQLDPPVEAATILLNGMPAADGEIPPEQAEPTTLNLNGSEQEEVDQSAKFFDPSNEKASAMRNQVAMETLDELLDYLLNQGGAVGILDATNSTIKRRQQIVDRIKQREPKLGILFIESICRDPHLLEANMRLKLSGPDYRNKDPMKSLEDFRARVAAYASAYVPLGDFEEDNDLQYIQMIDVGSKLVQHRLKGFLSNGISTYLSSFNLSPRQIWITRHGQSVDNELGKLGGDSILTERGHCYGLALYKFMTQKRKEWLMEQKSKLAQATFPPLPGDNTPPYPDMHRDLDEKNFCVWTSMLQRSVATAEYFDADDDYDVKNWEMLNELNTGQFEGMTYEEIARKYPEEFHKRSADKLNYIYPGVGGEGYLQVISRLRDMVREIERITDHVLIIGHRSVCRVLMAYFMDLTREDITDMDVPLGMLYSIEPKPYGIAFHAYKYNEANGWFDEMPNYRPQKAARGSV, from the exons ATGCAAAACCAGTTTGGTGCCGCCTCGTCTCGCTCGTCAACCTCGCCCACGTCCTCAGAGCCTGACCAGCAATACGCTGTTCAGCCTCCTTCGCTCTATCATCGAAATGACACTCAATCGCACGGATCGACGCACCTCTATTCCGTCTCCGCACCTCTACCTATGCCCGCTATGGCTTCGGCTGTCAGGATGATGAATGACCTAACCGACACGCCGCCGTTGTCCCAGAGTGTCAATTCCACTGCTCCCAACTCACCGCGCAT CCCACCATTGCGCCAGAACTCGGGTAGCCAGACGCCCAGAGTACGGCCCCATGCGACGACCCTCAACATCCCTGGTATGACCAGGTCGCGCGTCTCTCCCGACGGCAGAATTCCCCAACGAGATGTAGCAGCCAAGCTAGTCATTGTCATGGTTGGCCTCCCTGCCCGTGGCAAGTCATACATTACCAAGAAACTTCAGCGCTTTCTTTCCTGGCAACAGCACGAGTCTCGaattttcaatgttgggaatCGGAGGCGCAATGCTGCCGGTGTCAAATCCTCAGTTCATCCCGGGCTTGCGCCAGAACGCCAGCAATTGGATCCTCCGGTTGAAGCTGCCACTATTCTACTGAACGGCATGCCCGCTGCTGACGGCGAAATTCCTCCCGAACAAGCAGAACCTACAACGCTAAACCTGAACGGATCGGAGCAAGAGGAAGTAGATCAGTCTGCCAAGTTCTTTGACCCGAGCAACGAGAAGGCCTCTGCAATGAGAAACCAGGTGGCTATGGAAACGTTGGACGAGCTCCTCGACTACCTTTTGAACCAAGGGGGTGCTGTTGGAATCCTCGATGCCACAAATAGCACCATCAAGAGGAGACAACAAATTGTTGACCGAATCAAGCAGCGGGAGCCGAAGCTTGGCATTCTGTTCATTGAAAGTATATGCAGAGATCCCCATCTCCTAGAGGCCAACATGCGCCTGAAGCTGTCCGGTCCGGATTATCGCAACAAGGATCCCATGAAGTCATTGGAGGATTTCAGGGCCAGAGTTGCAGCCTACGCGAGTGCATATGTCCCCCTTGGCGATTTTGAGGAGGATAATGACCTGCAGTACATTCAG ATGATTGATGTCGGCAGCAAGCTTGTACAGCACCGACTGAAGGGGTTCCTCAGCAATGGAATTAGCACTTACCTCTCGAGCTTCAATCTTTCGCCTCGGCAAATTTGGATCactcgccatggccaaagcgttgacaatgagcttggcaagctggggGGTGACTCCATCCTCACTGAGCGAGGTCATTGTTATGGCTTGGCATTGTACAAGTTCATGACCCAAAAACGCAAGGAATGGCTCATGGAGCAAAAGAGCAAGCTGGCTCAAGCCACCTTCCCGCCTCTGCCAGGTGACAATACTCCTCCCTACCCAGACATGCACAGAGACCTGGATGAAAAGAACTTTTGTGTCTGGACCTCGATGCTGCAGCGCAGCGTGGCAACTGCTGAATATTTTGACGCCGATGATGACTACGACGTCAAAAACTGGGAAATGCTCAATGAACTAAACACGGGCCAGTTTGAAGGCATGACATATGAAGAGATCGCTCGAAAGTACCCCGAGGAATTCCATAAGCGTTCTGCAGACAAGCTCAACTACATCTACCccggtgttggtggcgagggCTACCTCCAGGTTATTAGCCGCCTTCGCGACATGGTTAGAGAAATTGAGCGCATCACGGACCACGTCCTCATTATTGGACACCGCTCCGTTTGCCGAGTGCTCATGGCCTACTTTATGGACCTGACGCGAGAGGATATCACAGACATGGATGTGCCCCTGGGAATGCTCTATTCCATTGAGCCCAAGCCATATGGCATTGCCTTTCACGCCTACAAGTACAATGAGGCAAACGGCTGGTTCGACGAAATGCCCAACTACCGGCCCCAAAAGGCTGCACGTGGAAGCGTCTAA
- a CDS encoding RNA polymerase II subunit 3 (similar to Metarhizium acridum CQMa 102 XP_007806388.1), protein MDGMDYDPMVMDGEPEQPQVTISAADNTRVDFALSKTNLSFANSIRRIIQAEVPTIAIDLVEVEVNTSVLADEFIAHRLGLIPLNAKGVNELNYSRDCDCEQYCEQCSVTLTLHARCTSDEIMKVYARDLVVDGRHASQVGTPVINDPEGMGCLIAKLRKDQELKLTCIAKKGIAKEHAKWMPTSAVGFEYDPHNKLHHLDLWYENNTDPNKEWPKSKYAEWEDPPQEGEPFNYDAVPDRFYFEVETSGSMEPDQIVQGGIRALQQKIGALLKGLDPKKYGGEEPAEFDGPRSPDMNMDGGTTPWQDGGYTTPYGGNMTAYGGGNTAYGGGNNTAYGGGAGAYGTTPYGQSSWQ, encoded by the exons ATGGACGGCATGGATTATGATcccatggtgatggacgGCGAGCCTGAGCAGCCCCAGGTCACCATCTCAGCT GCCGACAACACACGCGTTGACTTTGCGCTCTCCAAAACCAACCTCTCCTTCGCCAACTCGATACGCAGAATCATCCAGGCCGAAGTGCCAACCATTGCCATCGACCTCGTCGAAGTCGAGGTTAACACGTCAGTACTTGCCGACGAGTTCATCGCCCACAGACTGGGTCTCATTcccctcaacgccaagggTGTAAACGAACTCAACTACTCACGAGATTGCGACTGCGAGCAATACTGCGAACAGTGCAGCGTTACCTTGACTCTGCATGCGAGATGTACCAGTGACGAGATTATGAAGGTGTACGCGCGGGATTTGGTCGTTGACGGCCGCCATGCCAGCCAGGTCGGGACGCCGGTCATCAACGATCCTGAGGGAATGGGATGTTTGATTGCCAAGCTGCGCAAGGACCAGGAATTGAAGCTCACGTGTATCGCGAAGAAGGGCATTGCCAAGGAACATGCCAAATGGATGCCTACGTCTGCCGTAGGTTTCGAATACGACCCTCACAATAAGTTGCATCACTTGGACCTGTGGTATGAAAACAATACGGATCCCAATAAGGAATG GCCTAAAAGCAAATACGCCGAATGGGAGGATCCCCCTCAAGAAGGAGAGCCGTTCAACTACGACGCAGTCCCCGATCGATTCTACTTCGAAGTCGAAACGTCAGGCAGCATGGAGCCCGACCAGATTGTGCAAGGCGGCATCCGCGCTCTCCAACAAAAGATTGGTGCGCTCCTAAAGGGCCTGGATCCCAAGAAGTACGGCGGAGAGGAGCCGGCCGAGTTTGACGGCCCGAGAAGTCCAGATATGAATATGGACGGTGGCACGACACCCTGGCAAGACGGAGGATACACCACTCCCTACGGCGGCAACATGACTGCCTATGGTGGGGGAAACACTGCGTACGGAGGAGGCAACAACACGGCATACGGAGGGGGTGCCGGCGCATACGGAACCACGCCCTATGGCCAGTCGTCGTGGCAGTAA
- a CDS encoding phenylalanyl-tRNA synthetase alpha subunit (PodG) (similar to Neosartorya fischeri NRRL 181 XP_001260762.1), producing MHKARCDNHAHFVILPPRVCPPYPLLVQLKPYSYFNAHTGVLLSSKLGNEAKTSVSIRGGTYKTDPAWFNVPSNVLDATSRRLHLQKDHPVYITRQIIESNFPSPTYKYYNEYNPVVSTHQNFDSLGFPPNHPGRALSDTYYINDKTLLRTHTSAHQADTFRADESDGYLISADVYRRDAIDRSHYPVFHQMEGARSWDRSKVPNGDIAAAVRADLESLPKHNVEVEDPNPPYHDERNPLQDCHSAAEAQAIGEHLKRSLENMVVDVFSRAKAAALREDPNFIDEPLRMRWVEAYFPFTSPSWELEVYYAGDWLEVLGCGVVRQSLYNNAGVPSQLGWAFGIGIDRIAMLLFKIPDIRLFWSQDQRFLSQFTGVSDNLDNLKRFAPFSKYPPCPKDVSFWLASTSAAGGNTKGNFHENDVMEIVRNVAGDVVEDVRLIDEFVHPKTGRKSMAYRIVYRSLERTLTNEEANTFHEGVREALVKELGVELR from the coding sequence ATGCACAAAGCTCGCTGCGACAACCATGCGCATTTCGTCATTTTGCCTCCTCGGGTTTGTCCTCCCTACCCTCTACTGGTCCAATTGAAGCCATACTCATACTTCAATGCGCACACAGGAGTTCTACTCTCGTCGAAACTAGGAAACGAGGCAAAGACATCAGTCTCGATCCGCGGCGGCACATACAAAACGGATCCCGCATGGTTCAATGTACCCTCAAACGTACTAGATGCGACGTCAAGGAGACTTCACCTTCAAAAAGATCACCCCGTGTACATTACCCGACAAATTATCGAATCCAACTTCCCCTCTCCCACATACAAGTACTATAACGAATACAACCCAGTTGTATCGACGCACCAAAACTTTGACTCACTCGGCTTCCCCCCAAACCACCCAGGACGAGCTTTGTCTGATACTTACTACATAAACGACAAGACTCTCCTTCGAACACACACCAGCGCTCACCAGGCCGATACCTTCCGAGCCGACGAAAGCGACGGTTATCTGATTTCCGCAGACGTCTACCGACGAGATGCGATTGATCGAAGTCATTACCCCGTCTTCCACCAAATGGAGGGCGCCAGATCCTGGGATAGAAGCAAGGTTCCCAACGGAGATATCGCTGCCGCCGTGCGAGCTGACTTGGAGAGCCTGCCGAAGCACAACGTCGAAGTGGAGGACCCAAACCCGCCTTATCACGATGAGCGCAACCCTCTACAAGACTGCCATTCTGCAGCTGAAGCCCAGGCTATCGGGGAGCACTTGAAACGATCCCTGGAGAACATGGTGGTGGACGTATTTTCCAGAGCCAAAGCAGCTGCTCTGCGCGAGGATCCCAACTTCATCGACGAGCCACTACGCATGCGCTGGGTGGAGGCATACTTCCCATTCACGAGCCCCTCATGGGAGCTGGAAGTGTACTACGCAGGAGACTGGCTAGAGGTACTAGGCTGTGGTGTGGTCAGGCAAAGCCTCTACAACAATGCCGGTGTGCCATCGCAACTGGGCTGGGCTTTTGGAATTGGCATCGATCGCATTGCCATGCTGTTGTTCAAGATTCCCGATATCCGGCTCTTCTGGTCCCAGGACCAGCGGTTCCTTTCCCAATTCACCGGCGTATCTGACAACCTCGACAACCTGAAGAGGTTTGCGCCATTTTCAAAATACCCGCCTTGCCCCAAGGACGTTTCTTTCTGGCTGGCGTCCACATCGGCTGCAGGAGGAAATACAAAGGGAAACTTTCACGAAAATGATGTCATGGAGATTGTGCGCAACGTGGCAGGCgatgttgtcgaggatgTCAGGCTCATTGACGAGTTTGTGCATCCAAAGACGGGTCGTAAGAGCATGGCGTATCGCATCGTGTATCGCAGCCTGGAGCGTACTCTGACTAACGAGGAGGCGAATACGTTCCATGAAGGTGTGCGGGAGGCTCTTGTTAAGGAGTTGGGTGTTGAGCTACGGTGA
- a CDS encoding U3 small nucleolar RNA associated protein (similar to Coccidioides immitis RS XP_001244072.1) — MKIKALNRSLADHQPPGSDAAKLPRNLDSALHPFERAREYQRALNAVKLERMHAKPFVGQLGRGHVDGVYSIAKDPNSLERFASGSGDGVVKVWDLTDRDNSIWHTTAHENIVKGMEWTRDQKLLTCAADRTIKLFDPYHTKAESKPISSWLGDGAFTSLSHHRSRNAFAAASSVISIYDLERHTAAPEVLKWPTSVDTITNVAFNYVETSVLASCSNDRSLVIYDLRTSTPVTKTVLSFASNHIAWSPMEAFNFATASEDHNIYLFDMRKMDRALNVLKDHVAAVMDVEFSPTGEELVSASWDRTVRLWNRDRGHSRDIYHTKRMQRVMAAKWTPDAKYILSGSDDGNIRIWRANASESGGIKSARQRQALEYNDALTQRFSHMPEIRRISRHRHVPQVVKKAGEIKGQEIKSIKRKEENERRHTKKQFERRKNERQKMVLAREK; from the coding sequence ATGAAGATCAAAGCCCTCAATCGGTCTCTGGCCGACCACCAACCCCCGGGCTCCGACGCCGCCAAACTGCCTCGCAACCTCGATTCAGCCCTCCACCCATTCGAGCGAGCACGAGAGTACCAACGCGCTCTCAATGCCGTCAAACTGGAACGAATGCACGCCAAGCCCTTCGTCGGCCAGCTTGGACGAGGCCACGTCGATGGGGTCTACTCCATCGCCAAGGACCCCAACTCCCTAGAACGATTTGCCAGTGGCAGCGGTGACGGCGTCGTCAAAGTATGGGACCTGACCGACCGCGACAACTCCATCTGGCACACGACCGCACACGAAAACATCGTCAAGGGCATGGAATGGACGCGCGATCAGAAGCTCCTCACCTGCGCCGCTGACCGCACCATCAAACTCTTCGACCCGTACCACACGAAAGCAGAATCAAAACCCATCTCCTCGTGGCTCGGAGACGGCGCATTCACCAGTCTATCGCACCACCGCTCCCGCAACGCCTTTGCCGCCGCATCAAGCGTCATATCCATCTACGACCTTGAACGACACACAGCGGCGCCAGAAGTCCTCAAGTGGCCGACATCCgttgacaccatcaccaacgtTGCCTTCAACTACGTCGAGACTTCCGTCCTGGCATCCTGCTCCAACGACCGCTCCCTCGTCATCTACGACCTCCGCACCTCCACGCCCGTCACCAAAACCGTCCTCAGCTTCGCCAGCAACCACATCGCCTGGTCTCCCATGGAGGCCTTCAACTTCGCCACCGCCTCCGAAGACCACAACATCTACCTCTTCGACATGCGCAAGATGGACCGCGCCCTCAACGTCCTCAAGGACCACGTCGCCGCCGTCATGGACGTGGAATTCTCCCCCACGGGCGAGGAACTCGTCTCCGCCTCCTGGGACCGCACCGTCCGTCTGTGGAACCGCGACCGCGGCCACTCCCGCGACATCTACCACACCAAGCGCATGCAGCGCGTCATGGCCGCCAAATGGACCCCCGACGCAAAGTACATCCTCTCCGGCTCCGACGACGGCAACATTCGCATCTGGCGCGCAAACGCCTCCGAGAGCGGGGGCATCAAATCCGCCAGACAGCGCCAGGCCCTCGAGTACAACGACGCTCTTACCCAGAGATTCTCGCACATGCCCGAGATTAGACGCATCTCCAGGCACAGACATGTTCCCCAGGTGGTCAAGAAGGCAGGCGAGATTAAGGGCCAGGAAATCAAGAGCATCAAGAGGAAGGAAGAGAATGAGCGGAGACACACCAAGAAGCAGTTcgagaggaggaagaatgaGCGTCAAAAGATGGTCTTGGCGAGGGAAAAGTAA